Proteins from one Isosphaeraceae bacterium EP7 genomic window:
- a CDS encoding transposase produces MAPTVRRTQAPRGRTPVIKQRAAYREKVSAIAALSLAPHRRRLGLYFATRPKGHFDSAAVAEFLRKLMRHLRGKVVVIWDNGNMHKGEPIRAVLRDFERLTLERLPPYAPDLNPVEWLWSYLKYGEMANFAPRDADHLDGVVTEHLGSVRRQPDRLRGFYAGAKIPLLDRIQPT; encoded by the coding sequence ATGGCCCCTACGGTCCGCCGCACCCAGGCCCCGCGCGGTAGGACGCCGGTGATCAAGCAGCGGGCCGCCTATCGCGAGAAGGTCTCGGCCATCGCGGCCCTGTCGCTGGCACCTCACCGGCGGCGGCTCGGCCTGTACTTCGCGACTCGCCCCAAGGGCCACTTCGACAGCGCCGCGGTGGCCGAGTTCCTCCGCAAGCTGATGCGTCACCTGCGGGGCAAGGTCGTCGTGATCTGGGACAACGGCAACATGCACAAGGGGGAGCCGATCCGGGCCGTGCTCCGCGACTTCGAGCGGCTGACGCTGGAGCGACTGCCGCCGTACGCACCGGACCTCAACCCGGTCGAGTGGCTATGGAGCTACCTGAAGTATGGCGAGATGGCCAACTTCGCCCCACGCGACGCGGACCACCTGGATGGCGTGGTCACCGAACATCTCGGGTCGGTCCGCCGCCAGCCCGATCGCCTGAGGGGCTTCTATGCCGGAGCCAAAATCCCCTTGCTGGATAGGATCCAACCAACCTGA
- a CDS encoding winged helix-turn-helix domain-containing protein — MATTRSAQELENRRRLAVVRVNDGYAQTEVARFLGVNVRSVRRWIAAHRAEGEAGLAASTAPGQAPRLTPEQGQIALGWLGKPATELWTAPRIAQLMEKTFAVKYHPRYLNEWLTARGITPQKPRRVPRERDQAEIDRWVAEDLPRIKKRSRGMGPTSS; from the coding sequence ATGGCGACCACTCGATCCGCCCAAGAGCTTGAAAACCGCCGGCGCCTGGCCGTCGTCCGCGTCAACGACGGCTACGCTCAGACTGAAGTCGCCCGCTTCCTCGGCGTCAACGTCCGCTCGGTCCGCAGGTGGATCGCCGCCCATCGCGCCGAGGGCGAAGCCGGGCTGGCCGCATCGACCGCACCGGGGCAAGCGCCCAGGCTCACTCCCGAGCAGGGCCAGATCGCCCTGGGCTGGCTGGGCAAGCCGGCCACCGAGTTGTGGACCGCCCCACGCATCGCCCAGCTCATGGAGAAGACCTTCGCGGTGAAGTACCACCCTCGCTACCTCAACGAGTGGCTGACCGCCCGGGGCATCACCCCGCAGAAGCCGCGCCGGGTGCCGCGCGAGCGCGACCAAGCCGAGATCGACCGCTGGGTCGCCGAGGACCTGCCGCGCATCAAAAAAAGGTCGAGGGGGATGGGGCCCACCTCGTCCTGA
- a CDS encoding IS5 family transposase: protein MRKPYPSDLTDDQWAIIEPLIRVHRVGRPRQVDMREVLNAIFYVTRSGCQWDMLPHDLLPKSTVYDHFKRWRDDGTLQRIMDLVRRDVRVAAGRDPSPRTASIDSQTVKGSEVGGARGYDGGKKLSGRKRHIIVDSLGLLLVVLVTAASADDGTVAPRVLSRLTPEHQSRLEAVRGDGKYRNTSLEGWLRRSKVGYGVEVVKRPAGSVGFAKLPKRWVVERTFAWLGRYRRNSRDYEWRPESSEAMIRLCSIQGMLARLCPNPKKVNPFNYPKNRRLVTG, encoded by the coding sequence ATGCGTAAGCCCTACCCATCCGACCTCACCGACGATCAGTGGGCCATCATCGAGCCGCTCATCCGCGTCCACCGGGTGGGGCGGCCGCGGCAGGTCGACATGCGCGAGGTCCTGAACGCGATCTTCTACGTGACCCGCTCGGGCTGCCAGTGGGACATGCTGCCGCACGACCTGCTGCCCAAGAGCACCGTCTACGACCACTTCAAGCGGTGGCGAGACGACGGCACATTGCAGAGGATCATGGACCTGGTTCGCCGCGACGTGCGGGTGGCCGCAGGTCGCGACCCGTCCCCGCGGACCGCGTCGATCGACAGCCAGACGGTCAAGGGGAGCGAGGTCGGCGGCGCCCGCGGCTACGACGGCGGCAAGAAACTCTCGGGCCGCAAGCGTCACATCATCGTGGACAGCCTGGGGTTGCTGCTCGTCGTGCTGGTGACGGCGGCGTCGGCCGACGACGGGACGGTGGCGCCCCGGGTGCTGAGCCGGCTGACGCCCGAGCACCAGTCGCGGCTGGAGGCCGTGCGGGGCGACGGCAAATATCGCAACACTTCGCTGGAGGGTTGGCTGAGGCGGTCGAAGGTCGGCTATGGGGTCGAGGTGGTCAAACGCCCGGCCGGTTCGGTGGGGTTCGCCAAGTTGCCGAAACGCTGGGTGGTGGAGCGGACGTTCGCGTGGCTGGGTCGCTATCGCCGCAACAGCCGCGACTACGAGTGGCGGCCGGAGTCGAGCGAGGCGATGATCAGGTTATGCTCAATCCAGGGCATGCTGGCGCGGTTATGTCCGAATCCAAAAAAAGTAAACCCGTTCAATTACCCGAAAAACCGCCGTTTAGTTACCGGATAG
- a CDS encoding discoidin domain-containing protein → MARTPRPPMRLRVENLESRQLFRGGEASREALAAMAASIRLGAEARRDLAAVRPAAHAAALRQGASAQPATVYRWVGPGRAWDLTTPALPGFALHVGKGDVRTASGRAYQGRLALTVLPGAGSGDYQVRIAGVRGAVHFRTPARVTLPNTLGVAPGSELTLLTMSPATGVVEAGTLRASADGRRLETVAGGLAGPGLILAPRASAPGAVARESAPIATSQADGAATQAASDPADPPPIVAEDLRLSVAVGDALRLAVAPGGLDGGADVYSIAPMPLPANMRFDTGSGVLSFAPAPGQAGTYKFTVTALRGDRPLAVRTVAVEAAQSELDSTVVSGRVVDEAGRPLAGMPVTIGDLATISDEEGRFSLAGVPEGPALLSAGGDLASSRGRLGLLKPVDRLLGHDAYAKTENVIPQPLVLPYLDYSSPEAATQAGADGALVLASTALPGLAIEVADPKSSGSSPSSTLAVALLPAAVTAQQMPEGMTGSILSIRTSGFDPDDLVNLTLPAPPGAEPGSEFELRMFNPRIGGHDVAVRVAVSEDGRTMQSLTPFALSATRSAPTREEEGDVPARLSGAGALSLSAASDTFEACVLVTPKNPPMGPTGPCGTCPTPAGGSAPPGSTGPVGSFGGSGPGPMPGPMLASDINLVTGEFYQDHRLATYQSLGQSRGIDLQYSSLQGNRKPVIQYRYTQPMGGGSLEKITFSLNVGGATSSVEFDGPLVGGQTYYIPMQFSAASMATGLYDYTIAATQDYGPTSGTGFAVASLTTQASGKVDVVDRSAEPVGSGWSVGGLQRVHEPVAGGPALITDGHLVPSRFSPVYNAGQVKVQDLALASSGSSTQVLRNADGDGRFDTFTPVASGGGVFGTASADFDGDGKPDQAILGGTALAIQLNNGLGGFTAGTSYTLPAGYYAKAVVAGNFGGVYTGHPAGTVDLAVILAPTTGTGYVVRVYTGAGNGTFPTATSNAAGNGSYSGTRLGSSFSGNRPGSAVAADFNADGKADVAFTTDDGKLDVMLASGSGAMGTATALTLNSGFSAIGVAAVDYNGDGDQDLVVESSSPATVLAAVFPYGNLSVYSNGGSGAFSYVSNYVLSGHPYDGTVGLVAGNFYGSAKGLHVAVPTNGDGPGFFKIGYLELVSLSTSGTFGFSTMYPLDNATNPTAVGNIVAADFDGSGRPGIALTDGTGYIRMLVPDLESDQFMPMRKIRVSTAVTDVGMLAVAPFAGTAAASGYRGHASEPSTLVKNVGGTWTRTYPDGTVIQYDTAGREVSETDRNLNATTYNYVPAGQPGAGSLLSAVDPVGLRTTLAYDAVTGRLKSVLDPAGRTTTITLDSSNNLTRVVDPDGATSTYSYATPSDHLMTGEVTPRGQVATVTYNAFNQATSESLPGGGATTSVTPALSEGLVTGTGNPASSLSTGFAGVVTDPNGHAMTTPFTWMSHPAGSTDALGRTTVITYNNRGFPSSVTDEMRQVTTYTYDKRGNVTSITQPLDVEDLFIGPAPPAFGLTPATMTIAYHPTLNIPTSVTDFLGRTTTYTLDARGNVLRRTDPDLLHQDWTYNAAGQVLTDTDRAGIVTRYRYDAYGRTIAALPPAGTPSASTAAAGKGPDAAFDADPATAWASTAAAAWVQIQLAGNAAQRVTTYSVTAAADAATYPGRTPKDWALKGSADGTTWTTVDTRTGQAAALNTGSGTTLSYAVTTPGSYRYYRLDVTANNGDATATQLGGVDLRAPQASTRSVSALGWASASSTPSATQGAGVAFDQTTGTTWLSGTTPWLQYQFGNGEAYAVTQYQLTSGSDTFTYQGRAPKDWQLQGSVDGVSWATLDSRTNAAVTANSTTTTYTVASPGVYRFYRLNVTANNGDPTYTQLADVQLLAVVSGATTGVAFVGTMTASSTPSPTQGAATAFDQDTNTTWLADTTPWVRLQFAGGAAYTVTEYRFTSGFDTPTYPGRAPKSWQLQGSNDGLVWSTLDTRINQADAAGLHATSYTVATPGSYKNYRLYVPTNNGDPSYTQLADLDLRVATAPASVASTAYSFAYDAAGNVAAATDPLGNTSYVRYDAMNRPASAVDPAQARLRGTAARSAFAYDPAGNLGTMTDALGRVTTYSYDARDRLVSATDPVNQGSVRHTTYVWDGMNLIATVDPLEHRTTYGYDVINRLTSVKDALSHTATYSYYSRIDDGITQYFSIVTATDPRGNKTTQTYDARGRLAQVDSPGAPGATTTASYRYDNNGNLTTLTLALAGRTTAYAYDNLDRLTTVTDPMGHVTSYGYTAAGDLAWAADPLNHRTTYGYDARRNRVSVQAPAGGGTTAYTYDLAGRLTSLVDPVGNVTAWSYDAAGRVAAEVDPLGKVTAYQYDAVGNLTNRTDRIGRITQYGYDDDDRLTAEKWLPVGGGTATNLITQTYDFAGRLTLIQDASSKYAYTYYDNNLLRTVDDAGTSGLPQVTLTYGYDDANNRTSVADTKGGLTSYAYDARDRLTTIAQSGTGVASKSVAIAYDAADRRTTLTRYSDATGSTAVFVSKYAYDADDRLTTLTHQTAAGTVRSSYVYTLDAADRLTSEARVWTTSGGTASDTVGYAYTNDDQLTTVTHSNGSFAGESFGFDSNGNRNTGSYATGTGNRTSSDGTYTYGYDLEGNLTSKTLDANNQTLYFWDQRNRLTSATIKVAGVTTTATYTYDAMDRRIVATSGGTTTATLYDGSAAILDFVNGSGTPAARYLQADAVDEILAREVAGTVGWYLQDRLGTVRDIASNAGAIVNHIDYKVYGEVLSETGAIGLRDRWKFTGRELDAATGLYYYRTRYYDPSSGSFISDDSISFMGGDANLSRYIGNNPSNYSDPFGQYPFLITGAIGAVGGGLIGGGMALWNGGDGWAIGGGAIKGGLIGGAAGLTGGLAAGGVSGTGGAFGFFGGGTGGSIGAGIVGGGVADLTGQGLNYLGGGQDGYSPRRTICSMAVGGAFGGAVGALRPTVTTGHAGTQLKPATQQLNSCIRDISRRTKPAGPDLTPKPVRTPVESQPLTPFPPGNPSPPPPTWADGPPPIPTGIVYRPTGPKPPPGWFDWFWNMW, encoded by the coding sequence ATGGCCCGCACCCCCCGGCCGCCGATGCGGCTGCGCGTCGAGAACCTGGAATCCCGCCAGCTGTTCCGAGGGGGGGAGGCCTCGCGCGAGGCCCTGGCCGCGATGGCCGCGTCGATCCGGCTCGGCGCGGAGGCCCGCCGCGACCTCGCCGCCGTCCGGCCCGCCGCCCACGCCGCGGCCCTGCGGCAGGGCGCTTCGGCGCAGCCGGCGACCGTCTACCGCTGGGTCGGGCCCGGGCGTGCGTGGGACCTGACGACGCCGGCGCTGCCGGGCTTCGCCCTGCACGTCGGCAAGGGCGACGTGCGCACCGCTTCGGGGCGGGCCTATCAGGGCCGGCTCGCCCTGACGGTGCTGCCGGGGGCCGGGTCCGGGGACTATCAGGTCCGAATCGCCGGGGTGCGAGGTGCGGTCCACTTCCGCACGCCGGCGCGGGTGACCCTGCCCAACACCCTTGGCGTCGCTCCGGGATCCGAGCTGACGCTGCTGACGATGAGCCCGGCGACCGGTGTGGTCGAGGCGGGGACGCTGCGGGCCTCGGCCGACGGCCGGAGGCTGGAGACGGTCGCCGGCGGCCTGGCCGGGCCGGGCCTCATCCTCGCACCCCGCGCCTCGGCCCCCGGCGCGGTCGCGAGGGAGTCCGCCCCGATCGCCACTTCCCAGGCCGATGGCGCGGCGACGCAGGCGGCGTCAGACCCGGCAGATCCCCCCCCGATCGTCGCCGAGGACCTGCGGCTCTCCGTCGCGGTCGGCGACGCCCTCAGGCTCGCGGTCGCCCCGGGCGGCCTCGACGGCGGGGCGGACGTCTATTCGATCGCGCCGATGCCGCTGCCGGCGAACATGCGCTTCGACACCGGCAGCGGCGTTCTGTCGTTCGCCCCGGCCCCCGGCCAGGCCGGCACCTACAAGTTCACCGTCACGGCCCTGCGGGGCGACCGACCCCTGGCGGTCCGGACGGTCGCCGTCGAGGCGGCCCAGTCCGAGCTCGACTCGACGGTCGTCTCCGGCCGCGTGGTCGACGAGGCGGGCAGGCCGCTCGCCGGCATGCCGGTGACGATCGGCGACCTGGCGACGATCTCGGACGAGGAGGGGAGATTCTCCCTGGCCGGGGTGCCGGAGGGGCCGGCCCTGCTTAGTGCCGGCGGCGATCTCGCCTCGAGCCGGGGTCGGCTGGGCCTGCTCAAGCCCGTCGACCGGCTGCTCGGCCACGATGCCTACGCGAAGACCGAGAACGTCATCCCGCAGCCGCTGGTCCTCCCGTACCTCGACTATTCATCGCCGGAGGCCGCGACCCAAGCCGGGGCGGATGGCGCGCTGGTGCTCGCCAGCACGGCCCTCCCGGGCCTCGCCATCGAGGTGGCCGACCCGAAGTCCTCCGGCTCGTCCCCGTCCTCCACGCTCGCCGTGGCGCTGCTGCCGGCGGCCGTGACGGCGCAGCAGATGCCCGAGGGGATGACCGGGTCGATTCTGTCGATCAGGACCAGTGGCTTCGACCCCGACGACCTGGTCAACCTGACGCTGCCGGCCCCGCCGGGGGCCGAGCCCGGCTCGGAGTTCGAGCTCCGGATGTTCAACCCCAGGATCGGCGGCCACGACGTCGCCGTGCGGGTGGCCGTCTCGGAGGACGGCCGGACGATGCAGTCGCTGACGCCGTTCGCCCTCTCCGCGACGCGGTCCGCCCCGACCCGGGAGGAGGAAGGGGACGTCCCCGCCAGGCTGTCCGGCGCGGGGGCCCTGTCCCTCTCCGCCGCGAGCGATACGTTCGAGGCCTGCGTCCTCGTGACGCCAAAAAACCCCCCGATGGGGCCGACCGGCCCGTGCGGCACCTGCCCGACGCCCGCCGGAGGGTCGGCCCCTCCCGGATCCACAGGCCCCGTCGGCTCCTTCGGCGGGTCCGGCCCGGGCCCCATGCCCGGCCCCATGCTGGCCTCAGACATCAACCTGGTCACCGGCGAGTTCTACCAGGACCACCGGCTGGCCACCTACCAGTCGCTGGGGCAGTCGCGCGGGATCGACCTGCAATACAGCTCGCTGCAGGGAAACCGCAAGCCGGTCATCCAGTACCGCTACACCCAGCCGATGGGCGGCGGCTCGCTCGAGAAGATCACCTTCTCCCTCAACGTGGGGGGGGCCACGTCCTCGGTCGAGTTCGACGGGCCCCTGGTCGGCGGGCAGACTTATTACATCCCGATGCAGTTCAGCGCGGCCTCGATGGCGACGGGCCTGTACGACTACACGATCGCGGCCACGCAGGACTACGGCCCGACCTCGGGCACGGGCTTCGCGGTGGCCTCGCTGACGACGCAGGCCAGCGGCAAGGTCGACGTCGTCGACCGCTCGGCCGAGCCCGTCGGGTCCGGCTGGAGCGTCGGCGGCCTGCAGCGGGTTCACGAGCCCGTCGCCGGCGGCCCGGCCCTGATCACCGACGGCCACCTCGTCCCCTCGCGGTTCAGCCCCGTCTACAACGCCGGCCAGGTCAAGGTCCAGGACCTGGCACTGGCCTCCTCGGGCTCGTCCACCCAGGTGCTCAGGAACGCCGACGGCGACGGCCGGTTCGACACCTTCACCCCGGTGGCCTCCGGCGGGGGCGTCTTCGGCACCGCGTCGGCCGACTTCGACGGCGACGGCAAGCCCGACCAGGCGATCCTCGGCGGCACGGCCCTGGCGATCCAGCTCAACAACGGCCTGGGGGGCTTCACGGCCGGCACCAGCTACACGCTGCCGGCCGGGTATTACGCCAAGGCGGTCGTCGCCGGCAACTTCGGCGGCGTCTACACCGGCCACCCCGCCGGCACGGTCGACCTGGCGGTCATCCTGGCGCCGACGACCGGCACCGGGTACGTCGTGCGGGTCTACACCGGGGCCGGCAACGGGACCTTCCCGACCGCGACAAGCAACGCCGCGGGCAACGGCTCCTACTCGGGCACCCGCCTGGGTTCGAGCTTCTCGGGCAATCGGCCCGGATCGGCCGTCGCCGCCGACTTCAACGCCGACGGCAAGGCCGACGTCGCCTTCACCACCGACGACGGCAAGCTCGACGTGATGCTCGCCTCGGGCTCCGGGGCGATGGGCACGGCCACCGCACTGACGCTCAACTCGGGCTTCTCGGCCATCGGCGTGGCCGCGGTCGACTACAACGGCGACGGCGACCAGGACCTGGTCGTCGAGTCTTCCAGCCCGGCGACCGTGCTCGCGGCGGTGTTCCCCTACGGCAACCTGTCGGTCTACTCGAACGGGGGGTCCGGGGCGTTCTCCTACGTCTCGAACTACGTGCTCAGCGGCCATCCCTACGACGGGACGGTCGGCCTGGTCGCCGGCAACTTCTACGGCTCGGCGAAGGGGCTGCACGTCGCCGTCCCGACCAACGGCGACGGCCCGGGATTCTTCAAGATCGGCTACCTCGAGCTGGTGTCGCTGAGCACCTCGGGGACCTTCGGCTTCAGCACGATGTACCCGCTGGACAACGCGACGAACCCGACGGCCGTCGGCAACATCGTGGCGGCCGACTTCGACGGATCGGGCAGGCCGGGCATCGCCCTGACCGACGGCACCGGCTACATCCGGATGCTCGTGCCCGACCTGGAGTCCGACCAGTTCATGCCGATGCGGAAGATCCGCGTCTCGACGGCGGTCACCGACGTCGGCATGCTCGCCGTCGCGCCGTTCGCCGGCACCGCCGCGGCCTCGGGCTACCGCGGCCACGCCAGCGAGCCCTCGACCCTGGTCAAGAATGTCGGCGGCACCTGGACCCGCACCTACCCCGACGGCACGGTGATCCAGTACGACACGGCGGGCCGCGAGGTCTCCGAAACTGACCGCAATCTCAACGCGACGACGTACAACTACGTCCCGGCGGGCCAGCCGGGGGCCGGATCGCTGCTGTCGGCCGTCGACCCGGTCGGCCTGAGGACGACGCTGGCCTACGACGCCGTCACCGGGCGGCTCAAGTCGGTCCTCGACCCCGCCGGTCGGACCACGACGATCACCCTGGACTCCTCCAACAACCTCACCCGGGTCGTCGACCCCGACGGGGCGACGAGCACCTACAGCTACGCGACGCCGTCGGACCACCTGATGACCGGCGAGGTCACGCCGCGCGGGCAGGTGGCCACGGTCACCTACAACGCCTTCAACCAGGCGACCTCAGAGTCGCTTCCCGGCGGCGGCGCGACGACCTCGGTGACTCCCGCGCTGAGTGAGGGGCTCGTCACGGGCACCGGCAACCCCGCGAGCAGCCTCTCCACGGGCTTCGCCGGCGTCGTGACCGACCCCAATGGCCACGCGATGACGACCCCCTTCACCTGGATGAGCCACCCGGCCGGCAGCACCGACGCCCTGGGGCGGACCACGGTCATCACCTACAACAATCGGGGCTTCCCCTCGTCGGTGACCGACGAGATGCGTCAGGTCACGACCTACACCTACGACAAGCGGGGCAACGTCACCTCGATCACGCAGCCCCTCGACGTCGAGGACCTGTTCATCGGCCCCGCACCGCCCGCGTTCGGCCTCACGCCGGCGACGATGACCATCGCATACCACCCGACGCTGAACATCCCGACCTCGGTCACCGACTTCCTCGGCCGCACCACCACCTACACCCTCGACGCCCGCGGCAACGTCCTGAGGAGGACCGACCCCGACCTGCTCCATCAGGACTGGACCTACAACGCCGCCGGCCAGGTCCTCACCGACACCGACCGCGCCGGCATCGTGACCCGCTACCGCTACGACGCCTACGGCCGCACGATCGCTGCCCTGCCGCCGGCGGGCACCCCCTCGGCCAGCACGGCCGCCGCCGGCAAGGGGCCCGACGCCGCCTTCGATGCCGACCCGGCCACGGCCTGGGCCTCGACCGCGGCGGCCGCCTGGGTGCAGATCCAGCTGGCCGGCAACGCGGCCCAGAGGGTCACGACCTACTCGGTGACCGCCGCGGCCGACGCGGCGACCTACCCGGGCAGGACCCCCAAGGACTGGGCCCTGAAGGGCTCCGCCGACGGCACGACCTGGACGACGGTCGACACCCGCACCGGCCAGGCCGCGGCGCTCAACACGGGCTCGGGGACCACCCTCTCGTACGCCGTCACCACCCCCGGGTCGTACAGGTACTATCGCCTGGACGTCACGGCCAACAACGGCGACGCCACGGCCACCCAGCTGGGCGGGGTCGACCTGCGGGCCCCCCAGGCCTCGACACGCAGCGTCTCGGCGCTGGGCTGGGCCTCGGCCAGCTCGACGCCGTCCGCGACCCAGGGGGCCGGCGTCGCCTTCGACCAGACGACGGGCACCACCTGGCTTTCGGGCACCACACCCTGGCTGCAGTACCAGTTCGGCAACGGCGAGGCCTACGCCGTCACCCAGTACCAGCTGACCAGCGGCTCCGACACGTTCACCTACCAGGGGCGGGCCCCGAAGGACTGGCAGCTGCAGGGCTCCGTCGACGGCGTCAGCTGGGCCACGCTCGACTCGCGCACCAACGCCGCCGTCACCGCCAACTCGACCACGACGACCTACACGGTCGCCTCCCCCGGCGTGTACCGCTTCTACCGCCTGAACGTCACGGCCAACAACGGCGACCCGACCTACACCCAGCTGGCCGACGTGCAGCTGCTGGCCGTCGTCTCCGGGGCGACGACCGGCGTCGCCTTCGTCGGCACGATGACGGCCAGCTCGACCCCTAGCCCCACTCAGGGGGCCGCCACCGCCTTCGACCAGGACACGAACACCACCTGGCTGGCCGACACCACCCCCTGGGTCAGGCTCCAGTTCGCCGGCGGGGCCGCCTACACCGTCACCGAGTACCGCTTCACCAGCGGATTCGACACCCCCACCTACCCCGGCCGGGCGCCCAAGAGCTGGCAGCTGCAGGGGTCCAACGACGGCCTGGTCTGGTCCACCCTGGACACCCGGATCAACCAGGCCGACGCCGCCGGCCTGCACGCCACCTCCTACACGGTCGCCACCCCGGGCTCGTACAAGAACTACCGGCTCTATGTCCCCACCAACAACGGCGACCCGAGCTACACCCAGCTGGCCGACCTCGACCTCCGCGTGGCAACCGCGCCGGCCAGCGTCGCCTCGACCGCCTACTCCTTCGCCTACGACGCGGCGGGCAACGTCGCCGCGGCGACCGACCCGCTGGGCAACACGTCCTACGTTCGCTACGACGCGATGAACCGGCCGGCCTCGGCGGTCGACCCCGCCCAGGCCAGGCTGCGGGGGACTGCCGCGAGGAGCGCCTTCGCCTACGACCCCGCCGGCAACCTGGGGACGATGACCGACGCGCTGGGCCGCGTCACGACCTACTCCTACGACGCCCGCGACCGGCTCGTCTCGGCCACCGACCCGGTCAACCAGGGGAGCGTGCGGCACACGACCTACGTCTGGGACGGGATGAACCTGATCGCGACGGTCGACCCGCTGGAGCACAGGACGACCTACGGGTACGACGTCATCAACCGCCTGACCTCGGTCAAGGATGCCCTCAGCCACACCGCGACGTACTCCTACTATTCGCGGATCGACGACGGCATCACCCAGTATTTCTCGATCGTCACCGCGACCGACCCGCGCGGCAACAAGACGACCCAGACCTACGACGCCCGCGGCCGGCTGGCGCAGGTCGACAGTCCGGGCGCGCCCGGCGCGACGACCACGGCCTCCTACCGCTACGACAACAACGGCAACCTCACCACGCTCACCCTCGCCCTGGCGGGCCGGACGACCGCCTACGCCTACGACAACCTCGACCGGCTGACCACGGTCACCGACCCGATGGGGCACGTCACCTCCTACGGCTACACCGCCGCCGGGGACCTCGCCTGGGCGGCCGACCCGCTCAACCACCGGACCACCTACGGCTACGACGCCCGCCGCAACCGAGTCTCCGTTCAGGCCCCCGCCGGCGGCGGCACCACCGCCTATACATACGACCTCGCCGGCCGGCTGACGAGCCTCGTCGACCCGGTCGGCAACGTCACGGCCTGGTCCTACGACGCCGCCGGCCGCGTCGCCGCCGAGGTCGACCCGCTGGGCAAGGTCACCGCCTACCAGTACGACGCCGTCGGCAACCTTACCAACCGCACCGACCGCATCGGCCGCATCACCCAGTACGGCTACGACGACGACGACCGGCTCACCGCCGAGAAATGGCTCCCCGTCGGCGGCGGGACGGCGACCAACCTCATCACCCAGACCTACGACTTCGCCGGCCGCCTGACGCTGATCCAGGACGCCTCGAGCAAGTACGCCTACACCTACTACGACAACAACTTGCTCAGGACCGTCGACGACGCGGGGACATCCGGCCTGCCGCAGGTGACCCTGACCTACGGCTACGACGACGCCAACAACCGCACCAGCGTCGCCGACACCAAGGGGGGGCTGACCAGCTACGCCTACGACGCCCGCGACCGCCTCACGACGATCGCCCAGTCGGGCACCGGCGTCGCATCGAAGTCGGTCGCGATCGCATACGACGCCGCCGACCGTCGCACCACCCTGACCCGCTACAGCGACGCCACCGGCTCGACCGCGGTCTTCGTCTCCAAGTATGCCTACGACGCCGACGACCGGCTCACGACCCTCACCCACCAGACCGCCGCCGGCACCGTCCGCTCCTCGTACGTCTACACCCTCGACGCCGCCGACCGCCTCACCTCCGAGGCCCGCGTCTGGACCACCTCCGGCGGCACCGCAAGCGACACCGTCGGCTACGCCTACACCAACGACGACCAGCTGACGACCGTGACGCATTCCAACGGGTCGTTCGCCGGCGAGTCCTTCGGTTTCGACTCCAACGGCAACCGCAACACCGGCAGCTACGCCACCGGCACGGGCAACCGCACCTCCTCCGACGGCACCTACACCTACGGGTATGATCTCGAGGGGAACCTCACCTCGAAGACGCTCGACGCCAACAACCAGACCCTCTACTTCTGGGACCAGCGCAACCGCCTCACCTCCGCGACCATCAAGGTGGCAGGGGTCACGACGACCGCGACCTACACCTACGACGCCATGGACCGGCGGATCGTCGCCACGTCCGGGGGGACGACCACCGCCACCCTCTACGACGGATCCGCGGCGATCCTCGACTTCGTCAACGGCTCCGGGACTCCGGCGGCCCGCTACCTCCAGGCCGACGCCGTGGACGAGATCCTCGCCCGCGAGGTCGCCGGCACCGTCGGCTGGTACCTCCAGGACCGCCTGGGCACGGTGAGGGATATCGCCAGCAACGCCGGGGCGATCGTCAATCACATCGACTACAAGGTGTACGGCGAAGTCCTGTCCGAGACGGGGGCGATTGGCCTGCGCGACCGGTGGAAGTTCACAGGCAGGGAGCTCGATGCGGCCACAGGGCTCTACTACTACCGGACCCGATACTATGATCCATCATCGGGATCATTCATTAGTGATGATTCAATATCATTCATGGGCGGAGACGCCAATCTCAGCCGATACATAGGAAACAACCCGTCGAATTACTCCGATCCATTCGGGCAATATCCCTTCTTGATCACTGGCGCGATAGGAGCGGTTGGAGGAGGACTTATTGGGGGGGGCATGGCATTGTGGAATGGTGGAGACGGATGGGCAATCGGAGGAGGAGCGATCAAAGGCGGCTTGATCGGAGGCGCCGCCGGACTTACTGGCGGACTCGCTGCCGGTGGTGTATCTGGGACCGGTGGTGCATTTGGATTTTTCGGAGGCGGTACTGGAGGGTCCATTGGAGCAGGTATCGTAGGGGGTGGAGTAGCGGATCTTACTGGTCAAGGTTTAAACTATCTTGGTGGCGGCCAGGATGGTTACTCTCCGAGGCGGACGATCTGTTCTATGGCTGTTGGTGGAGCTTTCGGTGGTGCAGTAGGCGCTCTCAGGCCGACAGTTACGACAGGACATGCGGGGACACAACTCAAGCCGGCTACCCAACAGCTTAATAGCTGCATTCGAGATATATCAAGAAGAACAAAACCGGCGGGTCCTGATCTCACTCCGAAGCCAGTCAGGACGCCCGTCGAATCTCAACCGCTTACTCCCTTCCCACCTGGCAATCCGTCACCGCCACCACCGACTTGGGCAGATGGCCCTCCGCCAATACCTACTGGGATAGTTTACAGACCAACAGGTCCTAAGCCCCCACCAGGCTGGTTTGATTGGTTTTGGAATATGTGGTGA